Proteins encoded together in one Impatiens glandulifera chromosome 1, dImpGla2.1, whole genome shotgun sequence window:
- the LOC124921736 gene encoding calmodulin-like protein 3, which translates to MPSLLFKFFHLYQLLQSILLYFIPQKLRHFLPTSFHPKPTITSVVPSPSPPDITSSPMDSGEIRRIFQMFDRNGDGRITRKELNDSLDNMGIVIPDSDLTKMIEEIDVNGDGCVDIDEFGALYQSIIGLGRGTGERKEEEEDEDIREAFNVFDRNGDGFITVDELRSVLSSLGLKQGRTADDCRRMISKVDADGDGRVNFSEFKQMMKGGGFAALT; encoded by the coding sequence ATGCCATCCCTCCTATTCAAATTCTTCCATCTTTACCAACTCCTTCAATCAATCCTCCTCTATTTCATCCCTCAAAAGCTCCGCCATTTCCTCCCCACCTCTTTCCACCCAAAACCCACCATCACCTCCGTCGTCCCATCTCCGTCGCCGCCGGACATTACCTCCTCCCCCATGGATTCCGGCGAGATTCGTCGGATATTCCAAATGTTCGATCGCAACGGAGATGGCCGTATAACAAGAAAAGAACTGAACGATTCTCTCGACAACATGGGTATCGTAATCCCAGACTCAGATTTAACAAAAATGATCGAGGAGATTGATGTTAACGGAGATGGGTGTGTCGACATTGATGAATTTGGGGCACTTTATCAGTCGATTATTGGACTTGGAAGAGGAACAGGGGaaaggaaagaagaagaagaagatgaggaTATAAGAGAGGCGTTTAATGTATTCGATCGTAATGGTGATGGGTTTATTACAGTTGATGAATTACGATCTGTTCTTTCTTCTTTGGGATTAAAACAGGGACGAACGGCGGACGATTGCCGGAGAATGATTAGTAAAGTCGATGCTGATGGCGATGGAAGGGTTAACTTTTCCGAGTTTAAACAAATGATGAAAGGAGGAGGCTTTGCTGCTTTAACttaa